Proteins co-encoded in one Candidatus Korarchaeum sp. genomic window:
- a CDS encoding Zn-ribbon domain-containing OB-fold protein has translation MWAYWLSVPAHWREFPARYRLEGGLCRSCGHTMLPKGEICPVCGSKDIVTKQLPRRGKVINYSIIWNAPRGFEYYTPYVVALIELEDGTRLMSQLTDIEPSQVTEGMDVEMVLRKVRVSGESGIIAYAYKFRPLLKR, from the coding sequence ATGTGGGCCTACTGGCTGAGTGTCCCCGCTCATTGGAGGGAATTCCCAGCTAGGTATAGATTAGAAGGGGGTCTATGTAGGAGCTGCGGTCACACGATGCTCCCTAAAGGAGAGATATGTCCTGTCTGTGGATCTAAGGATATAGTTACTAAACAACTCCCAAGGAGAGGAAAAGTTATCAATTATTCCATTATATGGAATGCCCCCAGGGGATTTGAGTATTATACACCTTATGTAGTGGCTTTAATTGAGCTAGAGGATGGGACTAGGTTAATGAGCCAGTTGACGGACATCGAACCCTCTCAAGTGACCGAGGGCATGGACGTTGAGATGGTACTAAGAAAGGTGAGAGTGAGTGGTGAGTCTGGGATAATTGCATACGCATATAAGTTCAGGCCCTTACTCAAGAGATAA